The following are encoded together in the Thermosipho japonicus genome:
- a CDS encoding glycoside hydrolase family 130 protein — MIPWEDRPKDCNNVIWRYSKNPIIKRNQARNSNSIFNSAVVNFKEGFAGVFRVDDTERNMNLRRGFSKDGINWKIDDSPINFIRENEEIESEYKYDPRVIYIEDRYWITWCNGYHGPTIGVGFTFDFEKFYQIENAFLPYNRNGVLFPRKINGKYAMLSRPSDKGHTSFGDIFYSESPDMIHWGNHRFVMSPGYSPWQSLKIGAGPSPIETNEGWLLFYHGVLLSCNGYVYSFGAALLDLDKPWKVIKKSKKYLLSPQMIYEQIGDVQNVVFPVSALVKDNKVAIYYGAADTVTALCFGYINEIIDWLKYEN; from the coding sequence ATGATTCCTTGGGAAGATAGACCAAAAGATTGTAATAATGTTATTTGGAGATATTCAAAAAATCCAATAATTAAAAGAAATCAAGCTAGAAATTCAAACAGCATATTCAACAGTGCAGTTGTAAATTTCAAAGAAGGTTTTGCAGGAGTTTTTAGAGTTGATGATACAGAAAGGAACATGAATTTAAGACGTGGTTTTAGTAAAGATGGAATAAATTGGAAAATTGATGATAGTCCTATAAATTTTATTCGAGAAAATGAAGAAATAGAAAGTGAATACAAATATGATCCAAGGGTAATATATATAGAAGATAGATACTGGATTACTTGGTGTAATGGTTATCATGGACCAACTATAGGTGTTGGATTTACTTTTGATTTTGAAAAATTTTACCAGATAGAAAATGCATTTTTACCATACAATAGAAATGGTGTGCTTTTTCCAAGAAAAATAAATGGAAAATACGCAATGCTTAGTAGACCGTCAGATAAGGGTCATACATCTTTTGGTGACATTTTTTACAGTGAAAGCCCTGATATGATTCACTGGGGAAATCATAGATTTGTAATGAGCCCTGGATACAGCCCATGGCAATCACTTAAAATTGGAGCAGGACCTAGCCCCATAGAAACAAATGAAGGCTGGCTTTTATTTTACCATGGAGTACTTTTATCATGCAATGGTTATGTCTACAGTTTTGGAGCAGCTTTATTAGACCTTGACAAGCCATGGAAAGTAATAAAGAAATCAAAAAAATATCTTTTATCACCACAAATGATATATGAACAGATCGGTGATGTTCAAAATGTAGTTTTTCCAGTTTCTGCATTGGTTAAAGACAATAAAGTTGCAATATACTATGGAGCAGCTGATACAGTTACTGCACTCTGCTTTGGATATATAAATGAAATAATTGATTGGCTTAAATATGAAAATTAA
- a CDS encoding efflux RND transporter permease subunit translates to MEKLGRFVQKNALWIVLITMLLTVFFSYEIKDLQIQDDITKYPPKDDPLVQKYDSLAREFGINSMLMVGFSIDSSNDLKVIDSLTQEISKLEGVEHVTSLTNIPLVVETDYGIEVSTVSEILKTRDIEPIYLLKYKTLKDKFISDDAKAGLMLVSLESGKESEAFSRLKEVVENKYPKDVHFFGVAAVNEAVKEITLKNILRLVPISIFIVILILSVTFRKISGAILPILGVIVSVIWTMGLIALFGFNITVANSIIPVALISIGTAYSIHVVNKYYEEKGERAQRVVSTISDVGLAVILSGLTTAVGFLSLLTADIKPVWIMGIFSSIGVMLCNFIALFFVPALLYYINPKPVFHVENKNHSKLILKPKLTISILIILAIVSIPFLLRIKTDMDIVNSLNPNERIIVDKEFLDENFGGSDYLFVDIKGDFKDPSTLIAMNEIERKLNKIPGVVNTFSIVDTILDLSEAFTGFYSIPFSKDELSNLWFFLLGNDTIYSVVNKDLNRGIIQVTVKTESESETRRLLKEIDKVLNSTPKGFKVSNDVDFKYYSNILNVEENNLKKLYEAVKNVSFSTLSKLHREDILNSINHIEEMYGFSVDNKEEVLRRVINLKDFSEEEFEKIMEDNPDFGYALYNELYLSVKKWKAMYFADQLSIPYDKNTEQYLKIVAEDSVYNPSDQSTYIAVHTGAQEIALYVSDLLFKNQYQSMLLTLLVVFLLLLIQMRSFKVGVIGIIPSIFTVFFNFALMGIFNIPLNTATISIAAIAIGAGVDYAIHFISRFRIESKRIKDSKTAIVRTIYTSGRGILFNALAVSFGFFTFFFSSIRMLRQFGVLTGITLLLSAIITILFLSSAFLLMNKGGRKS, encoded by the coding sequence TTGGAAAAACTTGGAAGATTTGTACAAAAAAACGCTCTTTGGATTGTTTTGATTACTATGCTATTAACAGTATTTTTTAGCTATGAAATTAAGGATTTACAGATTCAAGATGACATTACGAAATACCCGCCAAAGGATGATCCTTTGGTTCAAAAGTACGATTCACTAGCAAGAGAGTTTGGTATTAATTCGATGTTGATGGTTGGATTTTCTATTGATTCGTCTAATGATTTAAAGGTTATTGATAGTCTAACCCAGGAAATTTCAAAACTTGAAGGTGTAGAGCATGTAACTTCTCTTACGAATATTCCTTTAGTTGTTGAAACAGACTATGGAATAGAAGTTTCAACGGTTTCTGAAATATTAAAAACAAGAGATATTGAACCCATCTATCTTTTAAAGTATAAAACTTTAAAGGATAAATTTATTTCAGATGATGCAAAAGCTGGTTTAATGCTTGTTTCTCTTGAGAGCGGAAAAGAGTCTGAGGCTTTTTCAAGATTAAAAGAAGTTGTTGAAAATAAATATCCAAAAGATGTACATTTTTTTGGGGTTGCTGCTGTTAACGAAGCGGTAAAAGAAATTACATTAAAAAATATTTTAAGGCTTGTTCCAATTTCAATATTTATAGTAATACTTATTCTTTCAGTAACTTTTAGAAAAATTTCAGGAGCAATTTTACCCATTTTAGGTGTAATTGTAAGTGTGATTTGGACAATGGGTTTAATTGCATTGTTTGGTTTTAACATAACGGTTGCAAATTCAATTATTCCAGTTGCACTAATTTCTATAGGTACAGCCTATTCTATACATGTTGTAAATAAATATTATGAAGAAAAAGGAGAAAGAGCTCAAAGAGTAGTTTCGACGATTTCAGATGTTGGTCTTGCGGTTATTTTAAGTGGACTTACAACTGCTGTTGGATTTCTTTCACTTTTGACGGCTGATATAAAACCTGTTTGGATAATGGGGATATTTTCAAGTATAGGAGTAATGTTATGTAACTTTATAGCACTCTTTTTTGTTCCCGCATTATTGTATTACATAAATCCAAAACCTGTTTTCCACGTTGAAAATAAAAATCATTCCAAATTGATTTTAAAACCAAAGCTTACAATATCTATCCTAATTATCCTTGCAATTGTAAGTATTCCTTTCTTACTTAGGATCAAAACTGATATGGATATTGTAAATTCCTTAAATCCAAACGAGAGAATAATAGTTGATAAGGAATTTTTGGATGAAAACTTTGGTGGTAGTGATTATTTGTTTGTTGATATAAAAGGAGATTTTAAGGATCCTTCAACTTTAATTGCGATGAATGAAATTGAAAGAAAATTAAATAAAATTCCTGGAGTAGTTAATACTTTTTCAATCGTGGATACAATTTTGGATTTGAGTGAAGCATTTACTGGTTTTTATTCAATTCCATTTTCTAAAGATGAACTTTCAAATCTTTGGTTTTTCTTGCTTGGTAATGACACTATTTATTCAGTTGTAAATAAAGATTTGAATAGGGGAATTATTCAAGTAACAGTGAAGACTGAGAGTGAAAGTGAAACTAGAAGGCTTTTAAAAGAAATAGATAAAGTTTTAAATAGCACTCCAAAGGGATTTAAAGTATCAAATGATGTTGATTTTAAATACTATTCTAACATTTTAAATGTCGAAGAAAACAATCTAAAGAAGTTGTACGAAGCTGTTAAAAATGTAAGTTTTTCTACCCTTTCAAAGCTGCATAGAGAAGATATATTAAATTCAATTAATCATATAGAAGAAATGTATGGTTTTTCAGTTGATAACAAAGAAGAAGTTCTAAGAAGAGTAATTAACTTAAAAGATTTTTCTGAAGAAGAATTTGAAAAAATTATGGAAGATAATCCTGACTTTGGTTACGCATTATACAATGAGCTTTATTTAAGTGTTAAAAAATGGAAAGCAATGTATTTTGCAGATCAACTAAGTATTCCTTATGACAAAAACACGGAACAATATTTAAAGATTGTTGCAGAAGACAGTGTGTATAATCCATCGGATCAATCTACCTATATTGCTGTCCATACTGGGGCACAGGAGATAGCACTTTATGTTAGTGATTTATTATTCAAAAATCAATATCAATCGATGTTACTTACACTTTTAGTTGTATTTTTACTTCTTTTGATTCAAATGAGATCTTTCAAAGTTGGGGTAATTGGTATTATACCTTCTATCTTTACGGTGTTCTTTAATTTTGCTCTTATGGGAATATTTAATATACCGTTAAATACCGCAACTATATCCATTGCTGCAATTGCGATTGGTGCAGGAGTTGATTATGCAATTCACTTTATTTCAAGATTCAGGATTGAAAGTAAGAGGATAAAAGATTCTAAAACTGCTATTGTAAGGACAATATATACAAGTGGGAGAGGGATACTATTTAATGCTCTTGCAGTTTCTTTTGGTTTCTTTACGTTCTTTTTCTCAAGCATTAGAATGCTAAGACAATTTGGAGTATTAACTGGTATAACTTTACTTTTGAGTGCAATTATTACAATATTATTTTTATCATCAGCGTTCTTATTAATGAATAAAGGAGGTAGAAAGTCATGA
- a CDS encoding carbohydrate ABC transporter permease gives MKNTYIVRRIILILITFIYLLPFFWMVGTSLKPDSELLTFPPKIFPENPDWSNYAKALEKFPFFTYLKNSIIITIGNLIGVILSAPFVAYGFSKIKWRGREFLFATMMASIMLPGAVTMIPVFLIYKKLGWLNTFLPLIVPAFLGGGAMNVFLIRQFFNTIPNEILEAARIDGASDFKIFFKIMLPLSKPVLALISLFTFTGSWNNYMGPLIYITSESKYPLALGMPMFMSRYGTYWNQAMAAATLTLIPTIIFFFVAQKYLIEGIKLSGLK, from the coding sequence ATGAAAAATACATATATAGTAAGAAGAATAATCCTTATCTTAATAACATTCATTTATTTGCTCCCATTTTTCTGGATGGTGGGAACGTCTTTAAAACCAGATAGTGAATTATTAACTTTTCCACCAAAAATATTTCCTGAAAATCCAGATTGGTCAAATTATGCAAAAGCTTTAGAAAAATTCCCTTTTTTTACATACCTTAAAAATAGTATAATAATAACCATAGGAAACTTAATTGGAGTTATTTTATCTGCTCCATTTGTTGCATATGGTTTTTCAAAAATAAAGTGGCGTGGAAGAGAATTTTTATTTGCTACGATGATGGCAAGTATAATGCTTCCTGGAGCTGTTACAATGATCCCTGTGTTTTTAATATACAAAAAACTTGGCTGGTTAAACACATTCCTCCCACTTATAGTTCCAGCATTTTTGGGTGGAGGTGCTATGAATGTTTTTTTAATCAGACAATTTTTCAACACTATTCCAAATGAAATTCTTGAAGCTGCTAGAATCGATGGAGCAAGTGATTTTAAAATATTCTTCAAAATTATGCTACCTCTTTCAAAACCAGTTCTTGCACTTATATCACTTTTTACATTCACAGGAAGCTGGAATAATTATATGGGACCATTAATTTATATAACCAGTGAAAGTAAATATCCACTTGCACTTGGAATGCCAATGTTTATGAGCCGATATGGAACTTATTGGAATCAGGCAATGGCAGCTGCAACACTTACACTTATTCCTACTATTATTTTCTTCTTTGTAGCCCAAAAATACTTAATCGAAGGAATTAAGCTTTCCGGATTAAAGTAA
- a CDS encoding ABC transporter substrate-binding protein → MKKFLSIIIPFLTVSILFSQVEVVFWHGLSRDPDKSSIDKIIAEFEKENPDIKVKVVLVPAAETDSTKLLTAVAAGTGPDLVYLDRFTVSQRAANNVLEPMEDYLKMAGINIEKMKKQFYDFAIEECIFNGKMWALPFDTDVRILLYNKKLLEKAGYSRPPKTVYEMIDVAEKLTVEGKRGRYETVGFIPWYAQGWPYTWIYAFEGKVFDKKTGKFVFATDPGVIEAYKWQKEWADRFGYEALNAFGSLQIGDLNPFTAGKLAMIVDGNWTISGLRMFAPKDFKYEITGIPTKSGQPVTWAGGWSLAIPKGAKNKEAAAKLAYFIATKGQVIYSVDTLHLPTYKPAVDDFLKKDPSQKVFVDLLDHAKTRPPLPVGALLWDKLVEARDFVLTGQKSVEQALLDAQKEVQEEYDRIMQRVGGK, encoded by the coding sequence ATGAAAAAATTTTTAAGTATCATTATTCCATTTTTAACCGTAAGTATCTTATTTTCACAGGTAGAAGTAGTTTTTTGGCATGGTCTTTCAAGAGATCCCGATAAAAGTAGTATTGACAAAATCATAGCAGAATTTGAAAAAGAAAACCCGGACATTAAAGTCAAAGTTGTACTTGTTCCTGCTGCGGAAACCGATTCAACCAAGCTTTTAACGGCTGTAGCAGCTGGTACAGGACCAGATCTAGTTTATCTAGATAGATTTACTGTCTCGCAAAGAGCCGCTAACAATGTTCTTGAACCTATGGAAGATTACTTAAAAATGGCAGGAATAAATATCGAAAAAATGAAAAAGCAATTCTACGATTTTGCCATTGAAGAATGTATTTTCAACGGAAAAATGTGGGCCCTACCATTTGATACCGACGTTAGAATTCTTCTTTACAACAAAAAGCTATTAGAAAAAGCCGGTTATTCAAGACCACCAAAAACTGTATATGAAATGATAGACGTAGCTGAAAAACTTACCGTTGAGGGAAAACGTGGAAGGTATGAAACTGTAGGTTTTATACCATGGTATGCACAGGGTTGGCCATATACTTGGATATACGCCTTTGAAGGAAAGGTATTTGATAAAAAAACTGGAAAATTTGTATTCGCAACTGATCCAGGCGTTATTGAGGCATACAAATGGCAAAAAGAATGGGCAGATAGATTCGGTTATGAAGCACTGAATGCTTTTGGTTCCTTGCAAATAGGAGATTTAAACCCATTTACGGCAGGAAAACTTGCGATGATTGTCGATGGAAACTGGACCATCTCTGGATTAAGAATGTTTGCTCCAAAAGATTTTAAATATGAAATCACTGGTATTCCAACAAAAAGTGGCCAACCAGTTACCTGGGCCGGTGGTTGGAGTCTTGCAATTCCAAAAGGTGCTAAAAATAAAGAAGCTGCTGCAAAGCTTGCATACTTTATTGCTACAAAAGGTCAAGTAATTTATTCAGTTGATACGTTACACCTTCCAACATATAAACCTGCAGTTGATGATTTTCTAAAGAAAGATCCTTCACAAAAAGTTTTTGTAGATTTACTGGATCACGCAAAAACAAGACCACCACTTCCAGTCGGCGCACTTTTATGGGACAAATTAGTTGAAGCAAGAGATTTTGTTTTAACAGGACAAAAATCAGTTGAGCAAGCTCTATTAGACGCTCAAAAAGAAGTACAAGAAGAATACGACAGAATAATGCAAAGAGTGGGTGGTAAATAA
- a CDS encoding endo-beta-N-acetylglucosaminidase, with product MKKIIIILFSILSIAIFAQIPESSYWYPNDILDWSPQTDSQAIYNVSHVPLARRVIGTPITDSASKDIKIMALSIMNPSTSGMPSQGSNNSFKAYPFTFWQYVDYLVAWAGSAGEGIIVPPSADIIDAAHKNGVYVLGTIFFPPNVYGGRRNWVDQLLRKENGKFVIADKLIEITKYYGFDGWFINQETNGCKDSHVKDMIDFLNYIKEKAPWMKLIWYDSMSNTGAIEWQGELNEKNVVFLKNSEKYISDAIFIDFRWQSLKRPETIENTLNTMKKYNISKDRVFVGFDLQANGYYTYSNWPKIIDNNGKLKVSLGFYCPSWTYYSSKEIKEFWDKEETFWIADHPVLNYNSKSEFFKIEWNKDYEQYKWQSPAKYVVEKSPVTSLPFITFFNVGHGYKFFIDGNVAKDSEWNNRSMMDVFPTYRWKIDGNDVNISVDYSDAYYGGSSLKFEGNLKKGQETNVTLYLTDLKINDKTTLESVIKGIGNIKVSLVLSYSDNTSKEFPLKFFNDWVKTIYNLENNNTISSISLKIAATEDTSYNFNLGMIGLIPIKNYDSYIGDVKIDNIEFKEGLYAQINLHCENSKAKYYEIYRILKNGERKLVWVSYNPYTYITQIKRDGKEKFTTLEVVGVSEGFTKSTPKKVTFQWPPYPKPKANFEVSNTIILPESTVTFKNLSSEVTEKVLWILPGATPNVSREWNPTVTYKEEGIYPAILVAMNSEGEDVKIFNPLIVVTEKAKEIKNLALNKKTYASSNVPSEKPSMAVDGTVENNSKWCAVGDLPHWIVIDFEKEVIISSVTIKHAEAGHESADWNTKDFRLQVSNDGINWKDVAIIRNNTKGVTTHSFAPVKARFFRLFIETPTQVGDKAARIYEIEVYGLESF from the coding sequence ATGAAAAAAATAATCATAATATTATTCTCAATTCTTTCTATAGCTATTTTTGCACAAATTCCTGAAAGTTCATACTGGTATCCAAATGATATTTTAGATTGGTCTCCTCAAACAGATTCACAAGCAATTTACAACGTTTCGCATGTTCCACTTGCAAGAAGAGTTATAGGAACACCTATTACCGATAGTGCAAGCAAAGACATAAAAATAATGGCTTTATCAATAATGAACCCATCAACCAGTGGAATGCCTTCTCAAGGGAGCAATAATTCTTTTAAAGCATACCCTTTCACTTTCTGGCAATATGTAGATTATTTAGTTGCTTGGGCAGGTTCAGCCGGTGAAGGAATTATTGTACCACCAAGTGCAGATATAATAGATGCCGCCCATAAAAATGGTGTATACGTACTTGGAACAATATTTTTCCCTCCTAATGTATATGGAGGAAGAAGAAATTGGGTAGATCAATTACTAAGAAAGGAAAATGGAAAATTTGTCATAGCAGACAAATTAATTGAAATAACGAAATACTATGGTTTTGATGGCTGGTTTATAAACCAAGAAACAAACGGCTGCAAAGATTCACATGTAAAAGATATGATAGACTTTCTAAATTACATAAAAGAAAAGGCTCCATGGATGAAATTAATCTGGTACGATTCAATGTCAAATACTGGTGCTATAGAGTGGCAAGGTGAATTAAACGAGAAAAACGTCGTCTTTCTAAAAAACAGTGAAAAGTATATTTCCGATGCAATATTTATAGACTTTAGATGGCAATCACTTAAAAGACCAGAGACTATTGAAAACACATTAAATACTATGAAAAAATACAACATATCTAAGGACAGAGTCTTTGTAGGATTTGATCTTCAAGCAAATGGATACTATACGTACTCAAACTGGCCAAAAATTATAGATAATAATGGAAAATTAAAGGTATCCTTAGGTTTTTATTGTCCAAGTTGGACTTATTATTCCTCAAAAGAAATTAAAGAATTCTGGGATAAAGAAGAAACCTTTTGGATAGCAGATCATCCTGTGCTAAACTACAACTCAAAATCTGAATTTTTCAAAATCGAATGGAACAAAGATTATGAACAATACAAGTGGCAATCTCCTGCAAAATACGTTGTAGAAAAATCCCCTGTTACATCTCTTCCGTTTATAACATTCTTTAATGTAGGACATGGATACAAATTCTTTATAGATGGAAATGTTGCAAAAGATTCCGAATGGAATAATCGAAGTATGATGGATGTATTCCCAACATATAGATGGAAAATAGATGGAAATGATGTGAATATATCTGTTGATTATTCAGATGCATACTACGGTGGCTCATCACTAAAATTTGAAGGAAACCTCAAAAAAGGGCAAGAAACAAATGTAACTTTATACCTTACAGATTTAAAAATCAACGATAAAACAACTTTAGAAAGTGTAATAAAAGGTATTGGAAATATAAAGGTATCCTTAGTTTTAAGTTACAGCGATAACACTTCAAAAGAATTCCCTCTAAAATTCTTCAATGACTGGGTTAAAACAATCTATAACTTGGAAAATAACAATACTATTTCATCAATTTCTCTTAAAATAGCAGCAACTGAAGATACAAGTTATAACTTTAATCTAGGTATGATAGGACTTATACCTATCAAAAATTATGATTCTTACATAGGAGATGTAAAAATTGACAATATAGAGTTTAAAGAAGGACTCTATGCACAAATAAATCTGCACTGTGAAAATTCAAAAGCCAAATACTATGAAATATACAGAATACTTAAAAACGGTGAAAGAAAACTTGTATGGGTATCCTACAATCCTTACACCTACATCACACAAATCAAAAGAGACGGTAAAGAGAAATTTACCACACTGGAAGTTGTTGGAGTTTCAGAAGGGTTTACAAAAAGTACCCCTAAAAAAGTTACATTTCAATGGCCTCCATATCCAAAGCCAAAGGCTAACTTTGAAGTTAGCAATACTATTATACTCCCAGAAAGTACTGTAACATTCAAAAATCTTTCTTCTGAAGTTACAGAAAAGGTCCTCTGGATTCTTCCCGGAGCAACTCCAAACGTATCTAGAGAATGGAATCCTACAGTAACTTATAAAGAAGAAGGAATATATCCAGCTATATTAGTGGCAATGAACAGCGAGGGTGAAGATGTAAAAATATTCAATCCACTAATTGTGGTTACAGAAAAAGCAAAAGAAATTAAGAATCTTGCATTAAATAAAAAGACTTACGCAAGCTCTAATGTCCCGTCCGAAAAACCTTCTATGGCTGTTGATGGAACTGTTGAAAACAATAGTAAGTGGTGTGCAGTTGGAGATCTCCCACATTGGATAGTAATTGACTTTGAAAAAGAAGTAATAATTAGCAGTGTCACCATAAAACATGCTGAAGCAGGACATGAATCCGCTGACTGGAATACTAAAGATTTTAGGCTCCAAGTAAGTAACGATGGAATAAACTGGAAAGATGTTGCAATAATAAGAAATAATACAAAAGGAGTAACCACACATTCATTTGCACCAGTAAAAGCAAGATTCTTTAGATTATTCATTGAAACTCCTACACAAGTCGGAGATAAAGCTGCAAGAATTTATGAAATTGAAGTATATGGACTTGAATCATTCTAA
- a CDS encoding outer membrane lipoprotein-sorting protein has product MRKVWAVVSILVFSIFAFSLTGQQVLDMVKDNYQNVKDEKAVFTLKMTDEKGEVKEKQFVIYLYKKSEDDVYAIIRFEKPVSDKRLTLLVKGADSIYLYMPAFRTTKRISGAAKNDRFAGSDFTYKDIELVYKVSDKNYKAELVKEDEKYYYLHITHNDAELDFKELNMKIDKELKTPVYIEFFNWQGEKYKTITFEKIENIQGYNVPTKILANNIKENTKTEIILNDVEFDIGIPESFFSPMTISKPILKF; this is encoded by the coding sequence ATGAGGAAAGTTTGGGCAGTTGTATCGATACTAGTTTTTTCAATTTTTGCTTTTTCACTGACAGGACAGCAAGTATTGGATATGGTTAAGGATAACTATCAAAATGTAAAAGATGAAAAAGCAGTATTTACATTGAAAATGACGGATGAAAAAGGTGAGGTAAAGGAAAAGCAGTTTGTTATATACCTTTACAAAAAGAGTGAAGATGATGTGTACGCCATTATACGTTTTGAAAAACCAGTTTCTGATAAAAGACTTACATTACTTGTAAAAGGTGCAGACAGTATTTATCTTTACATGCCTGCATTTAGGACTACAAAAAGAATAAGCGGAGCTGCAAAAAATGATAGATTTGCTGGATCAGATTTTACATACAAAGATATAGAACTTGTTTACAAAGTAAGTGATAAAAATTATAAAGCAGAACTTGTAAAAGAGGATGAAAAATATTATTACCTTCATATCACGCATAATGATGCAGAATTGGATTTTAAAGAGTTGAATATGAAGATAGACAAAGAGCTTAAAACACCTGTCTATATTGAATTTTTTAACTGGCAAGGCGAAAAATATAAAACTATAACTTTTGAAAAGATTGAAAATATTCAAGGATATAATGTTCCAACAAAGATATTGGCAAACAATATTAAGGAAAATACTAAAACTGAAATTATTTTAAATGATGTAGAGTTTGACATAGGTATACCAGAAAGCTTCTTTTCACCTATGACTATTTCAAAACCAATATTAAAATTTTAG
- a CDS encoding carbohydrate ABC transporter permease produces the protein MKKKELREIGKGLIFISPWLIGFIVFTLIPFIASFYYSFTEFSITTDVKWVGTENYKRIFNDPLFWKSLKNTLVFAIGLVPLGLVVALSTAFLMNKPLKEVSFYRAAIYMPSIVPAFAFSAVVTWFFHPYLGLVNSILELFGINGPLWLSSEKWVKPTIIIAAQWGVGSAMLIFSAALKDIPKELYESAKIDGAKSFTMFRKITLPLITPTILYYLITSTIGALQIFDLPMLLTNGGPANASMSLSMYIYKHAFTYTNMGYASALSWILFFLTFVLTIIYFVTSKKWVYYFGN, from the coding sequence TTGAAAAAGAAAGAGCTAAGAGAAATTGGCAAAGGTCTTATATTCATTTCCCCTTGGTTAATTGGTTTTATAGTTTTTACATTAATTCCATTTATAGCTTCTTTTTACTATTCTTTTACCGAATTTAGTATTACAACGGATGTAAAATGGGTTGGAACAGAAAATTACAAAAGAATATTTAACGACCCATTATTTTGGAAAAGTCTTAAAAACACACTTGTTTTTGCAATAGGACTTGTTCCACTTGGCCTTGTTGTTGCACTTTCAACAGCATTTCTTATGAATAAACCTTTGAAAGAAGTTTCCTTTTATAGAGCAGCAATTTATATGCCATCAATTGTCCCTGCATTTGCATTTTCTGCAGTTGTAACATGGTTTTTCCATCCATATCTTGGACTTGTAAACAGCATTTTAGAACTTTTTGGAATTAACGGACCGTTGTGGTTAAGTAGCGAAAAATGGGTAAAACCTACAATAATAATTGCAGCACAATGGGGTGTAGGTAGTGCAATGCTTATATTCTCAGCAGCATTAAAAGATATACCAAAAGAGCTTTACGAATCTGCAAAAATAGATGGTGCAAAGAGTTTTACTATGTTCAGAAAAATAACTTTGCCATTAATAACGCCAACTATTCTTTATTATCTTATTACTTCAACTATAGGGGCTCTTCAAATATTTGATCTTCCAATGTTGTTGACAAATGGAGGACCTGCTAACGCTAGTATGTCACTTTCCATGTATATTTATAAACATGCATTTACATATACGAATATGGGGTATGCTTCTGCACTTTCCTGGATACTATTTTTCTTAACATTTGTTTTGACAATAATATACTTTGTCACTTCAAAAAAATGGGTTTATTATTTTGGAAATTAA